A single Paenibacillus sp. FSL R5-0517 DNA region contains:
- a CDS encoding M20 family metallopeptidase, translating into MNRSELIQLAQPLQAQLTAWRRDLHRHPEIGYEEHRTSAIVAEHLESLGLEVTRNVGQTGVTGLLRGETDGPTFALRADMDALPIQDQKAVEYRSQVEGKAHLCGHDAHTSILMGAAQLLTGLGRPKSGNIKFIFQPAEEGLAGARAMIQDGVLENPKVDAIAGLHMTPGQDTGTLGVSQGVAFASADPLVIKVFGKGGHAARPHEGIDAIAVSAQVITALQNIVSRMVDPLEPAVITIGKITGGYMGTAIAPEVEMIGTVRTLSPAIREQMPALIEQVVKGVCDSFGAGCEVVYGDGYPVVVNDLGMVDLLTKTCDQVNAQKGWNYIKPSTGGEDFAFYCEQIPGVFFRLGSGNDEERTRYPLHHPMFDLDETAMPYGVGMLSAVALEFLARNTTSEGEQ; encoded by the coding sequence ATGAATCGTTCAGAACTAATACAGCTGGCTCAGCCACTACAAGCCCAGTTAACTGCTTGGCGCAGAGATTTACATCGCCATCCGGAAATCGGTTACGAGGAGCATCGTACTTCCGCTATCGTAGCTGAACATCTGGAGAGCCTGGGTCTGGAAGTTACACGTAATGTGGGACAGACCGGGGTTACAGGCCTGCTTCGCGGAGAGACCGACGGACCAACCTTTGCCTTGCGAGCAGACATGGATGCTCTGCCAATCCAAGATCAGAAAGCAGTGGAGTACCGCTCGCAAGTGGAAGGCAAAGCGCATCTGTGTGGACATGACGCTCACACCTCCATCCTGATGGGAGCAGCTCAACTACTTACTGGACTTGGGAGACCGAAATCAGGCAACATCAAATTCATTTTCCAGCCAGCGGAAGAAGGACTTGCAGGAGCAAGAGCCATGATCCAGGACGGTGTTCTGGAGAACCCGAAGGTTGATGCCATTGCAGGGTTACACATGACCCCTGGACAGGACACGGGAACCTTGGGCGTAAGTCAGGGCGTTGCATTTGCATCAGCTGATCCATTGGTCATCAAGGTGTTTGGCAAGGGTGGACATGCAGCTCGTCCGCATGAGGGCATTGACGCGATTGCGGTATCAGCACAGGTTATCACCGCCTTGCAAAATATCGTCAGTCGGATGGTAGATCCGCTTGAACCCGCTGTAATCACCATTGGCAAAATCACCGGAGGTTATATGGGAACAGCCATCGCCCCGGAAGTGGAGATGATTGGTACGGTTCGTACACTCTCACCTGCCATTCGTGAACAGATGCCAGCTTTGATCGAGCAGGTTGTTAAAGGGGTCTGTGATTCTTTCGGAGCAGGATGCGAAGTTGTCTATGGAGATGGATACCCTGTTGTTGTGAATGATCTTGGCATGGTTGATCTGCTGACAAAGACCTGTGATCAGGTTAATGCGCAGAAGGGATGGAACTATATCAAACCCTCTACAGGGGGCGAGGATTTCGCTTTTTATTGTGAGCAGATTCCGGGTGTGTTTTTCAGACTAGGATCTGGTAATGATGAGGAACGTACTCGTTATCCACTCCACCATCCCATGTTTGATCTCGATGAGACAGCGATGCCATATGGTGTGGGCATGTTGTCAGCAGTAGCTCTTGAATTTTTGGCAAGGAATACAACTTCTGAGGGGGAGCAATGA
- a CDS encoding ABC transporter substrate-binding protein translates to MKKRQWTGLWITLLAIVMVLSACGGKTTSTNDNTATGGTDSGSPSTTLTIAAATDIESFDPHNNNNTSSEAVLVNVFDYLIKNDSEQKKVAGLATSWDQVDDTTWRFKLREGVTFHNGDPFTSADVKYTLERVAKDETLKQNSYFKNIVEVKAVDDYTVDIITDGPDPLLLNRLSKMGAGILPAKYIADKGFDTFLKQPVGTGPYKFSKWTKDDRVELVKNENYFDGEPKWNEVVFRVIPEASTRVSELLAGGVDVASSIPSTDIARIEGEEDKKIVKAPIQRVLQLIFRQTEGSITADPKVREAIDLAIDKQGIVDSIAGGAGIVTRTSVTPGNFGADPSLYKTSLYDLEKAKQLLQEAGYAEGEAEMTISVSAQYKEQAEVVAAMLEQAGFKINLDVLEASAFSERYSSKSFKEIFMIGIGNSLFDASNNYNRYMLEEAKGESDYNNPEVEKLLQSALVNMDPAAREKEYQQVQQIFSEERPAVYLYQMEGVYGTNAKVNFAPRSDEMFYADEITPVTQ, encoded by the coding sequence ATGAAAAAAAGACAATGGACAGGCTTGTGGATCACCTTACTGGCAATCGTAATGGTACTCAGCGCTTGCGGAGGTAAAACGACAAGCACGAATGATAATACCGCAACAGGAGGAACGGACAGTGGAAGTCCAAGTACAACACTGACCATTGCTGCGGCAACAGATATTGAGAGTTTCGATCCGCACAACAACAACAACACTTCTAGTGAAGCGGTTCTGGTGAACGTTTTTGATTATCTGATCAAAAATGACAGTGAACAGAAAAAAGTGGCGGGACTCGCGACATCATGGGATCAGGTTGATGATACAACATGGAGATTCAAGCTGCGTGAAGGCGTAACCTTCCACAATGGCGATCCTTTCACTTCAGCAGATGTAAAATACACGCTGGAGCGCGTAGCCAAGGATGAGACATTGAAACAAAACAGTTATTTCAAAAATATCGTAGAAGTTAAAGCGGTGGATGACTATACCGTAGACATCATCACGGATGGTCCAGATCCGCTCTTGCTGAATCGTTTGTCCAAAATGGGAGCTGGTATTCTGCCGGCAAAATATATTGCGGATAAAGGATTTGATACTTTCCTGAAACAGCCGGTAGGCACAGGTCCTTACAAGTTCAGTAAATGGACCAAAGACGATCGTGTCGAATTGGTGAAAAACGAGAACTACTTCGACGGTGAACCCAAATGGAATGAAGTGGTATTCCGCGTTATTCCTGAAGCCTCCACACGTGTATCCGAATTGCTCGCTGGTGGTGTAGATGTCGCGTCTTCCATTCCGTCCACTGACATTGCCCGGATCGAAGGTGAAGAAGACAAGAAGATTGTCAAAGCACCAATCCAGCGTGTGCTTCAGTTGATCTTCCGTCAGACGGAAGGCAGCATCACGGCTGATCCAAAAGTGCGTGAAGCGATTGACCTGGCGATTGACAAACAAGGAATCGTGGACAGCATTGCCGGCGGGGCAGGTATTGTAACCCGCACATCCGTAACGCCAGGCAACTTTGGTGCTGATCCTTCATTGTACAAAACGTCACTTTATGACCTGGAAAAAGCAAAACAATTGCTGCAAGAAGCTGGCTATGCAGAAGGTGAAGCTGAGATGACCATCTCCGTTTCTGCACAATACAAAGAACAAGCTGAAGTTGTTGCAGCGATGCTGGAACAAGCCGGATTCAAAATCAATCTGGATGTCCTGGAAGCAAGTGCATTCAGTGAACGTTACAGCTCCAAATCATTCAAAGAAATCTTCATGATCGGTATTGGTAACTCCTTGTTCGATGCTTCGAATAACTACAATCGTTATATGTTGGAAGAAGCCAAAGGCGAGTCGGATTACAACAATCCTGAAGTAGAAAAACTGCTTCAATCTGCATTGGTGAATATGGACCCAGCGGCTCGTGAGAAAGAGTATCAGCAAGTACAGCAGATCTTCTCTGAAGAACGCCCAGCCGTATATCTGTACCAAATGGAAGGTGTGTACGGAACAAACGCCAAAGTGAACTTCGCGCCGCGCAGTGACGAGATGTTCTATGCTGACGAGATTACACCTGTTACACAGTAA
- a CDS encoding ABC transporter permease translates to MGKYVLKSLLQIIPVLFIVSLIVFILVRVTGDPVALMLPETATAEDRAVLTQALGLDQPLYTQYVKFLGSAIQGDFGQSFRYNQPALELVLERLPASFELAVAAMFFAVLMAVPLGVISAVKRNTFTDLIISGISVIGKAMPNFWMGIMLILLFSVMLGVLPVSGRGGLSHLILPAFTLGVGLAAQMTRLIRSSMLEILNQDYIRTARSKGLGRMVVIVKHAFRNGLIPVVTIMSLQFTSLIGGTLITETVFSWPGLGQLLVVAVNTHDMAIVQAAVFVIAFIVVVINILTDVAYRLLDPRIKYD, encoded by the coding sequence ATGGGCAAATACGTACTTAAGTCATTACTGCAGATCATTCCGGTGCTGTTCATTGTTTCATTAATTGTGTTCATTTTGGTTCGAGTCACCGGTGATCCGGTTGCGCTAATGTTGCCTGAAACGGCTACCGCTGAAGATCGTGCTGTCTTGACGCAGGCACTTGGTTTGGACCAGCCTTTATATACGCAGTACGTGAAGTTTCTGGGAAGTGCGATCCAGGGAGACTTTGGTCAGTCTTTTCGCTACAATCAGCCTGCATTAGAACTAGTGCTGGAGAGATTGCCTGCCAGCTTTGAACTGGCAGTAGCCGCCATGTTTTTTGCTGTACTTATGGCTGTGCCACTTGGTGTCATTTCAGCTGTCAAACGCAATACGTTTACGGATCTCATCATTTCCGGAATATCCGTCATTGGTAAGGCCATGCCAAACTTCTGGATGGGGATCATGCTCATCCTCTTGTTCTCCGTCATGTTGGGTGTATTGCCGGTATCCGGTCGCGGAGGATTGTCACATCTGATCTTGCCGGCATTCACGCTTGGCGTTGGACTGGCTGCGCAGATGACCCGGCTGATTCGCTCAAGTATGTTAGAGATTCTGAATCAGGACTATATTCGAACAGCCCGGAGCAAAGGACTGGGTCGGATGGTCGTTATTGTGAAACATGCGTTTCGGAATGGATTGATTCCTGTGGTGACGATCATGAGTTTGCAGTTTACAAGTCTGATCGGGGGAACCTTGATTACGGAAACGGTATTCTCCTGGCCTGGACTGGGTCAATTGCTGGTCGTTGCAGTCAACACACATGATATGGCGATTGTACAGGCCGCGGTGTTTGTCATTGCTTTTATCGTTGTGGTAATCAACATCTTGACGGATGTGGCCTACAGGCTGCTTGATCCGCGCATCAAATACGACTAG
- a CDS encoding ABC transporter permease has product MTGSNEMPIPGTEQGQDNGRAPTGFRYIWQQLIISKTGMFGAVLVLLVVLIAIGAPLLTSHDPAAVNPLNRLKPPAWLEGGTAEYWLGTDNLGRDMWSRIVYGARVSLIVGMGAVIVSGIIGAILGLVSGFYGKWLDAIIMRVGDAFMAIPTILFMLVVMAIVGPGITTLIFVIGVTNWVPFTRVVRSEVLSIKERDFVHAARSIGAKNGRLIVKHILPNILSSFIVICGMNVGTTIIMEASLSFLGLGIKPPDVSWGGMLSDGRQYVATSWWVATFPGLAITFTVLGVIFLGDWLRDVLDPRTETTQK; this is encoded by the coding sequence ATGACAGGCAGCAATGAAATGCCAATTCCGGGTACAGAACAGGGACAGGACAATGGGCGTGCACCAACGGGATTTCGTTATATCTGGCAACAACTGATCATCAGCAAGACCGGAATGTTTGGTGCTGTGCTTGTATTGTTGGTGGTGTTAATCGCCATAGGTGCACCTCTATTGACGAGTCATGATCCAGCGGCAGTGAATCCGCTCAATCGCCTTAAACCGCCTGCATGGCTTGAGGGTGGAACGGCCGAATACTGGCTGGGGACCGACAATCTGGGCAGAGACATGTGGAGCCGAATTGTATATGGTGCCCGGGTTTCCTTAATCGTGGGGATGGGTGCCGTGATTGTATCAGGCATCATTGGCGCCATTTTGGGGTTGGTATCCGGATTCTACGGGAAATGGCTGGATGCCATCATCATGCGTGTAGGTGATGCCTTTATGGCGATCCCAACCATTCTATTTATGCTCGTTGTGATGGCGATTGTTGGTCCGGGTATTACAACGCTAATCTTTGTCATCGGGGTGACAAATTGGGTTCCATTCACCCGTGTGGTCAGAAGTGAGGTCCTTAGTATCAAGGAGCGGGATTTTGTTCATGCGGCCAGATCGATCGGTGCGAAGAACGGAAGACTGATTGTGAAACATATTCTGCCGAATATCCTCTCGTCCTTTATCGTGATCTGTGGGATGAATGTGGGCACGACGATTATTATGGAAGCTTCACTCAGTTTCCTGGGTCTGGGCATCAAACCACCTGATGTATCCTGGGGAGGCATGCTCAGTGATGGCAGACAATATGTTGCAACAAGCTGGTGGGTCGCTACATTCCCGGGACTAGCCATTACTTTTACCGTACTCGGTGTTATTTTCCTTGGAGATTGGCTGCGTGATGTGCTTGATCCACGTACGGAGACAACCCAAAAATAA
- a CDS encoding S9 family peptidase, producing the protein MNQRPIMPEDLLHYRWISQPVVSPNGQVAYVEQTIDQDKNEYNTQIRGISLDGDEDIALSDGTKDSSPAWSPDGTQLTFIRSVDGGKGLWVLDSDKKESVMLISPARKILNYIWSPNGHYIAFTSKVQPEDQQKTADPQQQSAPALRGKVFERTTPKAEGAGWWDGQYSHLFVYEIASGEITQVTSGLWNISAPAWSPDSQYLSFISKQVEDEELDADLLYFTDVYSIQLGENTFFKVTDSSLAISQFSYSPDGQQLILIASDREYGSGSHNNLYAVPVQRGEPRIIAPQLDMQIGNAALGDMKSAGASPSPVSDIHHPERGVYVLGTHNGNVDVYRIQEDGACQSVTDTREKDVYQYTLTPDGTSLVIAALTDEHPGELYRVNMDSGEMFRLTRRNDEFMAGLVVNAPVRVEFKSSDGWPIQGWLATPAIRGNHGKLPLILQIHGGPHAMYTGTYSHEMQTLLAQGYAVLWINPRGSMGYGQEFARACRGDFAGGDYRDLMEAVDYALATYDFLDASRLGVAGGSYGGVMTNWIVAHTDRFKAAVTQRCISNWLSMYGTSDIGISYVEGVIGGNPAENAEFLWSRSPLAHAHHIETPLLIMHGEQDYRTPIAQAEELYTTLKRYGKKTKLIRYPGSNHSLLKSGKPSLRIDSFEQVNAWFNQYLGNEEGEQ; encoded by the coding sequence ATGAATCAAAGACCAATTATGCCGGAGGATCTGCTTCACTATCGTTGGATAAGTCAGCCTGTTGTCAGCCCGAACGGACAAGTGGCTTATGTGGAACAAACCATTGATCAGGATAAAAACGAATATAACACGCAAATAAGAGGGATTTCGCTCGATGGTGATGAAGATATTGCACTTTCAGATGGTACGAAGGATTCTTCGCCTGCATGGTCGCCGGATGGCACACAACTCACATTCATTCGCTCTGTGGATGGAGGTAAAGGACTATGGGTGCTCGATTCGGATAAAAAAGAGTCTGTCATGCTGATCTCTCCCGCACGTAAGATATTGAATTATATCTGGTCGCCGAACGGGCATTACATTGCGTTTACCAGCAAAGTGCAACCGGAGGATCAACAGAAGACAGCTGATCCCCAACAGCAGTCCGCACCTGCGCTACGAGGTAAGGTTTTTGAGCGTACAACGCCGAAGGCAGAAGGGGCTGGATGGTGGGATGGTCAATACAGCCATTTGTTTGTATATGAGATCGCCAGCGGGGAGATCACGCAGGTAACTTCCGGGCTGTGGAATATCAGTGCTCCGGCATGGTCGCCAGATAGCCAGTATCTTTCCTTCATATCCAAGCAAGTGGAGGATGAGGAACTTGATGCGGATCTGTTGTACTTTACAGATGTATACAGCATTCAATTGGGAGAGAATACGTTCTTCAAAGTGACGGATTCCAGTCTGGCAATTAGCCAGTTTTCCTATTCACCGGACGGGCAGCAGCTGATCTTGATCGCCAGTGATCGTGAGTATGGTAGCGGGAGCCACAACAACTTATACGCTGTCCCTGTTCAACGGGGGGAACCCAGGATAATTGCACCACAGTTAGATATGCAGATTGGTAACGCAGCACTGGGAGATATGAAGTCAGCAGGTGCATCACCTTCTCCTGTCTCGGATATCCATCATCCGGAACGTGGTGTGTATGTACTCGGAACGCATAACGGGAATGTGGACGTGTATCGCATTCAAGAAGATGGAGCTTGTCAATCGGTGACGGACACTCGTGAAAAGGATGTGTATCAGTATACCTTAACGCCAGATGGTACTTCGCTCGTTATCGCTGCGTTGACTGATGAACATCCTGGAGAGTTATATCGCGTGAATATGGATAGTGGTGAGATGTTCAGGCTCACCCGGCGAAATGATGAATTCATGGCGGGTTTAGTTGTAAATGCGCCTGTACGTGTAGAGTTTAAGTCTTCCGATGGATGGCCGATTCAAGGTTGGTTAGCTACTCCGGCAATACGTGGCAACCATGGGAAGCTACCACTCATACTTCAAATACATGGTGGACCTCATGCGATGTATACGGGAACATACAGTCATGAGATGCAGACACTTCTTGCGCAAGGTTACGCTGTGCTGTGGATCAATCCTCGCGGAAGTATGGGATACGGTCAGGAGTTTGCCAGAGCTTGCCGTGGTGACTTCGCCGGAGGCGATTACCGGGATCTGATGGAAGCTGTTGATTATGCATTGGCTACGTATGATTTCCTTGATGCATCACGTCTGGGTGTCGCAGGTGGCAGTTATGGCGGTGTAATGACGAACTGGATCGTAGCACATACGGACCGTTTCAAGGCTGCTGTAACCCAGCGATGTATCTCTAACTGGTTATCCATGTACGGAACGAGCGATATTGGAATTTCCTATGTGGAGGGAGTCATTGGAGGTAATCCGGCGGAAAACGCTGAATTCCTATGGTCTCGCTCACCTCTTGCCCATGCACACCATATTGAGACGCCGCTTCTGATCATGCACGGGGAACAGGACTATCGGACACCGATTGCGCAAGCGGAAGAATTATATACAACGTTAAAACGATATGGCAAAAAGACCAAGCTGATCCGTTATCCGGGCTCCAATCACAGTTTGCTCAAAAGCGGTAAACCATCGCTGCGGATCGATAGCTTCGAACAGGTGAATGCCTGGTTCAATCAGTATCTCGGGAATGAGGAGGGCGAGCAATGA
- a CDS encoding Asp23/Gls24 family envelope stress response protein, which translates to MSIQNVLGKIQISDDVISKIVGKIANTTSEISSMSTGFVEGITKKWSGKSLQNGIAIRNIESRLEINLKVVVRYGTKVHEVCRELQNNVRVHVEQLTGLTIETVNVIVEGISFNQPDVRM; encoded by the coding sequence ATGTCCATTCAAAATGTTCTGGGGAAAATTCAAATATCGGATGATGTGATCTCCAAAATTGTCGGCAAGATTGCAAATACGACCAGTGAGATTTCCTCCATGTCGACAGGATTTGTAGAAGGGATCACCAAAAAGTGGAGTGGGAAAAGTCTGCAAAATGGCATAGCAATCCGCAATATAGAATCCAGACTGGAGATTAACTTAAAGGTTGTAGTTCGTTATGGAACAAAAGTACATGAAGTCTGCAGGGAATTGCAAAACAATGTGAGAGTGCATGTAGAACAACTGACTGGTCTAACCATTGAAACCGTGAACGTCATCGTTGAGGGCATATCCTTCAATCAACCTGATGTGAGGATGTAG